The Crocosphaera subtropica ATCC 51142 genome includes a window with the following:
- a CDS encoding AAA family ATPase has product MKFEISNLGYIKQAEIELGDLTIICGKNNTGKTYVNYAIYGFLRTWKFNVDFDIEDVKEITRSSE; this is encoded by the coding sequence ATGAAATTTGAAATTTCTAATCTAGGGTATATTAAACAAGCCGAAATTGAGTTAGGAGATTTAACGATTATCTGCGGTAAAAATAATACAGGTAAAACTTATGTTAATTATGCTATTTATGGATTTTTAAGAACTTGGAAATTTAATGTTGATTTTGATATAGAAGACGTTAAGGAGATTACTCGTTCCTCGGAATGA